One Alligator mississippiensis isolate rAllMis1 chromosome 1, rAllMis1, whole genome shotgun sequence genomic window carries:
- the C1H2orf49 gene encoding ashwin, which translates to MAARGRGRGRAGAAAAAAAAAAAAAAAAAAAAAAAAAATTTTAGSGVGRARPDPDLLLHPELLSEEFLLLTLEQKNIPVENDVKMDKDGLTDLYIQHAIPLPQRNLPKSRWGKVMEKKREQNEWKSERESVTTVEGSRKRPLIVFDGSSTSTSIKVKKTENGATDRLKPPPTASTTNTVRRLSVPSNASTYISPSSLSQDAKLETRNNEAEQNSVPVTNSNVLASLKVSPMTPVAGATIVKLKRTAPKEESESMNDLKPTEAKKKIQHVTWP; encoded by the exons AtggcggcgcggggccggggtcggggccgggccggggctgcggcggcggcggcggcggcggcagcggcagcggcagcggcagcagcagcagcagcagcggcggcggcagcggcgacGACGACGACGGCGGGCAGCGGCGTGGGGCGGGCGCGGCCGGACCCAGACCTGCTGTTGCATCCAGAGCTGCTCTCTGAGGAGTTCCTGCTTCTCACCCTGGAGCAG AAGAACATACCAGTTGAAAATGATGTAAAGATGGATAAAGATGGTCTTACTGATCTCTATATTCAACATGCCATACCATTGCCTCAGCGGAACTTGCCAAAAAGTAGATGGGGGAAAGtgatggaaaagaaaagagaacaaaatgaatggaaaagtgagagagagag TGTCACAACTGTAGAAGGATCAAGGAAGCGACCACTTATTGTATTTGATGGCAGTTCAACAAGTACAAGTATAAAGGTGAAGAAGACAGAAAATGGAGCCACTGATCGCCTAAAACCTCCCCCAACAGCAAGCACCACCAACACTGTTAGGAGATTATCTGTTCCTTCAAATGCCTCAACGTACATTTCACCCTCCAGTTTATCACAGGACGCTAAACTAGAAACCAGGAATAATGAGGCAGAACAGAACAGTGTGCCAGTGACTAATAGCAATGTATTGGCTAGTCTAAAGGTATCGCCTATGACCCCAGTAGCAGGAGCTACAATTGTGAAATTAAAAAGAACAGCTCCAAAGGAAGAATCTGAATCAATG aaTGACCTAAAACCTAcggaagcaaagaaaaaaatccagcatgTAACATGGCCATGA